The stretch of DNA aatttattaaaaaaaaaatgtgcaATTATAAAGATGTCgatttatttataaactATTTATCAGATGTAAGTGGTAAAGATGTATCTATATGTTGTATGGAAGAAGGATCTATTATATTTGCAAATGAGCCAATAATGATAGTTGAAGGGGATTTATTAACATGCCAATTATTAGAAAGTgcaattattaatttattaaattatccAATATTAATAGCGACAAATAgtttaaaacataaaatttcaataaattataaaacttTAGCAGAATTTGGTTGCAGAAGAGCTCAAGGACCAGATGGGGCATTAAGTGGATCGAAATATTCAATATTTGGGTGTGATTTTACTTCAAACGTTTATGCATCTTATTTGTATGATATCCCTTTATTAGGAACAATGTCtcattcttttatattagcATTTCAAAATGATGAAGTTTTAAATAGTAAATACCTAGGAAATCATGATTTTTTATctattgtaaataaaaataaagaaataattcaTAAACTATATAATTGTGAATatacaaaagaaaatgaattaacCGCTTTTGTTGCATTTGCTCAAGTTAATCCTAATAATTTTATCTGTTTAATAGATACATATGATTCTCTAAGATCAGgaatctttaattttttaatcgTAGCCTTATCATTACATGAAATCAAATATAAACCCATTGGTATAAGAATTGATTCTGGTGATTTAAGATATTTATCAAATGAATgtaagaaaatatttattgatatttccaaaaaattaaatgtacctttttatgatttaaaaatttgtGTTAGCAatgatattaatgaaaaatttataaaattcctAAATGAACAAGAACATCATATAGACATTTTTGCTATCGGTACAAACTTAATTACATGCCAATCACAACCTTCTTTGGGTCTTATTTATAAACTAGtagaaattaataatgaaCCATGTTTTAAAATgacaaatgaaaataaaaaatcaaatctaccttataaaaaaaatgtttacaGATTATATACCAAAGATAATTTTGCTTCAGTAGATTATGTCCAGTTGTTTGATGAAAAACCACCAATTGAAAacgaaaaattattttgtataAATGTTTTAGATGAATCTAAACAATGCTTTATTATACCATCGAaagttgaaaaaaaattattattatgttgGGATTATGGAAAGCtcttaattaaatttaaaacattgcaagaattaaaaaaatatactttaaatgaattaacaAAATTTAGAAATGAGCATTTCCGCTCAACTCTTCCTGTTCCTTATAAAGTATCTTTTTCTCTTAATTatcataaattatataaaaatttgctaattaaaaattctttcATTACCacaataacataaaaaaaaaaaaaaaaaaagagaaaaaaaaatttttaaataaaataaataattagaTAAAACGTATTTATGATGAAGAATTATATAACagctttttaaaaaaagttgcAAAagcattaattttttaaagaataccTTGAATATGTTTTACTTATTTTCTTTGATAACTATTATTgctttgaatatttttttttttttatttgaaatactttaaaacattttattttatttaaaaatacgaTAACTTTACATAATACTTCAAGTAAAATATTATGCTTTATTAGAtatgtgtatatataatttgatagtttgaattattttaattgcAGCTAAATTTTATCTAATTAATAGatatcatatttttcatacattatatttttattttctacagatttgttttttgtatttttttcttaacttttttttttacctttttttttttttttaatgagaaagttatttttcttttattaccTTCTTTTGTTTCACTTTTTTGggtatattttatttaaaaataatagaaaataaaaaataatttataatattcatataaatttataaattatttgaaacataaaatataattttttttaaaaagatatagAATTTTAATGACCATTacgatattaaaaaaaaaataccaaTACatctattttaaaataagagAACAAAAAAGTGTAATAcaataatattaaagaagGACCTTATTtactttattaataaaataaaacacgTGCTATTGATagatttttagaaaaaatattcttttcagatatttcatttatttttttttaaattattgttCTAAGTTACAGTGTTTTTTgttaatacttttttatacatatagcattttaatttttctattattatttttatttttttttttttaatacatttttatatacatttattctttttacaaagaattaaaaaatggaaaacactaaagataataatatacCAATAATTAATGATTACGATTCATTTAAGAAATCCTATatagatatattaaataaaaaaaaggttttatacaaatatatttttcgtttcaataattataaatttaaatttaaaattatttcaacttattatgaatatttaattttgtgTAATAATATGTTAAGAGATGTTACGGcatgtaatatattttttggtaaaaaattattttttgaaatgcTTGGGAAATCTTTTTATTATCCAtatgtattatatatatatgaccTAGAAAATCCATATAATTCTAATTTTAATTCTAATGACTTTAATAGTTTAAAGTTTGAAAAATCTTCTATTTTAGATATTGAAGAGATAataagaaaaggaaaaaataaagataacaaatatttcaaaaagtGCAATATGGATTGTGATAatagtaaaataattttaaattcaaACGATGTAAATATTGaattacaaaattataatttaaaaaataaaaatattgttgGTTATATAGAaatgtatttattatttcatatgGGCAGATTATTCGACTCAAGAATTGAAAGACTTGTGatagataaaaattatcGTAATAGATGCTTTGGTTTACtaattatgtatatatgcatatatatgttaaaatatttatatcattgtAATAGGTGTGACTTAAATgtagaaaatgaaatagcattaaaaatttacaaaaagtTAAGATTTTTGAATGTTGATACTAAAGTATATAGACTATATTTACAttgtaattataattttttagaagATACTAACTCAATAGATAATGATAAAGATAATATTCAGCTGTTTATtggaaatataattaaaaaaatttgatgTTTTAGATTAATAAGTAAGAATAAGGaaaaaacgaaaaaaaaaaaaaaaatctaaataaaataaaaacatctCTAAACAGAAAATACCTATACaccatttttataaaaaaagaaactttttaaaacattttaatgatgcaaaaattaatttatccaaaattttttattactataaaattatataaatttttttaacattttcaaaaattattttaatctatttttatatttctttatgaatattttcaTTCTTAATATTACCTGAATCTTATCAACTTATATAGATTTATTAGAAATAatacatttattaaatatatatatatattacctcaattttttacttatttttaaataaagtttttatatttctattaatttattcGTTTAACATAaaacttatttatatttctatttttttcttcaagaattcttttttttcgtttATTGTTTTCATATTATTCCATTCTAAGTTAGAAACtacaattaatttatatcttttgcttagcaaataatattttataagatTTAATGAATCTAATTTTTCATATGAtcttttcatattattatcgTAGTAATAATGATTGTTACCATTAATTTCTATGCAtatctgaaaaaaaaaaaaaaaaaaaagacataaaattatatattaataaattaattttaattaaaatatatatatattaccgaactatttataataatatcaaTAGTATATATTCCATCAAGAAATGGaaccttaaaaaaaaaaaaaaaaaaaatttaagttaaAAGTagcattttaaaattataattttattttatttttccatttttttttcattacttCACATTCTATATTCTTTACACCTAATGATTTTAATGTTGAAAAAACATCTCTATGAAAACTAGATGGATATGTTACTGAATTATCTATATTAACATTAacatcataattttttatatattcaattaattcattatttttctttaaagtactattttcatcataatttttgtagCTATTTAGATATTCTACATAAAGATTATATTTCTTGtagttatttttataaaagttatttatatacttagcaaaaaaaattatattatttaataagtGCACACTTTTTTCACTTAAAATATTacttacattaaaaaaactataattttttttgtcattAATTTCATGTTTGTTCATTGAATATAAATTTGTTCTATGCAAATAATTCgataaataatatgaatctTCTCTTATTTCATTGCAGAATGTCGCATTTTGattatctttttcatttttataaaaatcaaataaatatcttatatataaattaaagtaaatattgaatatatataattgatATAAGCATTGGAGAGGCAAATACAATTTTCTATCATTACCCtcttttgttattattatattatttttttcactgAAATACCAGTaatgatttttattaaatgtattgttaatattataaataatttcattataatcatcgttattttgtttatcattaatataattattattttttctgtctaatttattgttttcaaagtaattaaaaatgtaatCATGAAAACActctaataatttatttacatttttaaaatggaTTTTATCAAATCCTAATATTGTATAAGCGTTTAATATATTTGGTATAATGTtaattattttgaaattaggaaaaaaaacaaaattgcTTATACtctcatttatttttctaaaaattttagttaatttataaacaattcctatattattaaatccttttacattattaaattcatttataaatatttcgtttataaatttacaattattattattattttttttttcttctaaggaaaataatgtattattatatatatttaaattaataccaaatatatttaatttagatAATGATATTAgcaaattaatatattcataaaaatttaaacttTCTGAATTCTCATTAATTTTGTTTAAGCACATTTCAATGAATTTCAAATTTCTATACTTCAATTTTGCAAACGAATTTAGcaaatttatgtatattcctgtttgtaaatttttattttcaatttgtgatttttgtaatatttttattagcaaaataagtatttttttgttatcgCCTTTTTTACTAtacaaattaaataatatactaTAAGCGTcaattatttcttctttactATTTTTGCCAATggaattttcttcattaactATTCTATCAtgtacatttattttattattaaataaatcgctattttcataatttatgtatttttttttagaatataaTTCATCTTTGTGTAAATATTCATTTGAATCAATCGagttattaataatattattcatataattctcatcatttttttctagaTTATTATAAGTAATAGTATTATCTAAATTTTCTGTTTCATTTTCCTTTAA from Plasmodium relictum strain SGS1 genome assembly, chromosome: 11 encodes:
- the NAPRT gene encoding nicotinate phosphoribosyltransferase, putative; the encoded protein is MKNQEKNKKDEVIVNNEKNITIFNKNELNNEKVENKAADTYLDMIDHIRIDKENKCIYIGDVNITESDLKELVTSKKKRTYEKKEETKLRSKRTFNDISIYTNENHIKDKRDKKEVISSSKQFSQNMNYNNLDSDYEHNIKGDFIDDKKQKCNEGKDMQTNDECIENNTSNKEEPQGGNTNNQCSNLECYMKCDIDTKSERKTNDGYNTNDKTQNSNNLDFNKEFPSSLDNNKMISLVSCLNYLIENRINKEIDIPQSNTINALFMDFYHIIMAYTYYRQNKHKIKATFEIYFRKCPFEGKFAILAGIYEVIKYINFFRFTKAQLEFIKKKMCNYKDVDLFINYLSDVSGKDVSICCMEEGSIIFANEPIMIVEGDLLTCQLLESAIINLLNYPILIATNSLKHKISINYKTLAEFGCRRAQGPDGALSGSKYSIFGCDFTSNVYASYLYDIPLLGTMSHSFILAFQNDEVLNSKYLGNHDFLSIVNKNKEIIHKLYNCEYTKENELTAFVAFAQVNPNNFICLIDTYDSLRSGIFNFLIVALSLHEIKYKPIGIRIDSGDLRYLSNECKKIFIDISKKLNVPFYDLKICVSNDINEKFIKFLNEQEHHIDIFAIGTNLITCQSQPSLGLIYKLVEINNEPCFKMTNENKKSNLPYKKNVYRLYTKDNFASVDYVQLFDEKPPIENEKLFCINVLDESKQCFIIPSKVEKKLLLCWDYGKLLIKFKTLQELKKYTLNELTKFRNEHFRSTLPVPYKVSFSLNYHKLYKNLLIKNSFITTIT
- a CDS encoding RAP protein, putative, translated to MFVHLLKNYNIASLLRREKSKCIFFIYIKRTSLSSLKKNDNLLKNLCNKNVINNLDSLYIIENLKYVSDNNVGKDIIKIYVNKIKLLNERWNLNKIYLILKTLKKYDIYDVVLLNKLENIIDKINIYQKAEMDHFENIYIIRISYVLHTFYYFNHANENVVKKLIEILSNKLDYIIYHNNYFNNFLYKFLQTSKNESNTNYNLNNIKINDIHLKFEKKKNENVFVKNISFNEIYLTLNILKKLKYYDKDFINKLKFLYYFNVMDIDKTNENDYKYSTLLFNHFYQNDDKYLLNIITLFLSKNTNIYNIHDLVLILVTVYYSEIQKKEDHNKFSSNYKNSKIKQSQGDNIINIIDSINFLSEEQKKNLKFILFSICKCNIKSDDLNEIIYEKVLNLLSLKYQDDLNKRISNFSKKENEKSDNIFRSNEDNSFKDKNIKNITNDLQSLSELIKISNYSLKEVNILYYIYMKNFVEIFNIETILNIFKSFIFVYNISNESTKNYSINLKGRNRNIICYNLNNLMNIVILIITTKSLYRLYNMCNIGELSYVLYFLYQISNIFENKVHEELYLKKIHDHINSIIIMKLKLILKENETENLDNTITYNNLEKNDENYMNNIINNSIDSNEYLHKDELYSKKKYINYENSDLFNNKINVHDRIVNEENSIGKNSKEEIIDAYSILFNLYSKKGDNKKILILLIKILQKSQIENKNLQTGIYINLLNSFAKLKYRNLKFIEMCLNKINENSESLNFYEYINLLISLSKLNIFGINLNIYNNTLFSLEEKKNNNNNCKFINEIFINEFNNVKGFNNIGIVYKLTKIFRKINESISNFVFFPNFKIINIIPNILNAYTILGFDKIHFKNVNKLLECFHDYIFNYFENNKLDRKNNNYINDKQNNDDYNEIIYNINNTFNKNHYWYFSEKNNIIITKEGNDRKLYLPLQCLYQLYIFNIYFNLYIRYLFDFYKNEKDNQNATFCNEIREDSYYLSNYLHRTNLYSMNKHEINDKKNYSFFNVSNILSEKSVHLLNNIIFFAKYINNFYKNNYKKYNLYVEYLNSYKNYDENSTLKKNNELIEYIKNYDVNVNIDNSVTYPSSFHRDVFSTLKSLGVKNIECEVPFLDGIYTIDIIINSSICIEINGNNHYYYDNNMKRSYEKLDSLNLIKYYLLSKRYKLIVVSNLEWNNMKTINEKKEFLKKKIEI